In a single window of the Lebetimonas sp. JH292 genome:
- a CDS encoding Mrp/NBP35 family ATP-binding protein: protein MKEKIKEALKKVVYPGFKKSVVDFGFVKDIEVSDDNKKAIITYQIPSTDDEIAQKLNDATVEVLKEEGVEATTQIIRPKKPRETSSRGVNKMPSVKSFVMVSSGKGGVGKTTTSVNLALALAKEGKKVGILDGDIYGPNVARMLGMQDRKPEVIGNKVKPFDVYGIEFMSMANLLPEGKALMWRGAMLVKALQQFMEDVAWGELDIVVIDMPPGTGDAQMTMAQQVPVTAGVAVTTPQTVAVDDAKRSFDMFKQLHIPIAGVIENMSGFICPNCGMEYDIFGKGAAAKLAKDYDTKVLGQIPIEPEIREGGDMGKPILINRPESESAKRFQKAAKELIEFIDYVLAEDMAGNEMIQPIYGVNGAPSACSMH, encoded by the coding sequence GTGAAAGAAAAAATTAAAGAAGCTTTAAAAAAAGTGGTGTATCCAGGTTTTAAAAAATCGGTTGTGGATTTTGGATTTGTAAAAGATATAGAAGTGAGTGATGATAATAAAAAAGCAATTATTACTTATCAAATTCCATCAACCGACGATGAAATTGCTCAAAAATTAAACGACGCAACCGTTGAGGTTTTAAAAGAAGAGGGAGTTGAAGCCACTACTCAGATAATAAGACCTAAAAAACCGAGAGAAACATCAAGCAGGGGCGTTAATAAAATGCCAAGCGTCAAAAGTTTTGTAATGGTTTCATCCGGAAAAGGAGGTGTGGGAAAAACAACCACATCTGTAAATTTAGCTTTGGCTTTGGCTAAAGAAGGAAAAAAAGTAGGAATACTCGATGGTGATATTTACGGTCCAAATGTTGCAAGAATGCTCGGAATGCAGGACAGAAAACCGGAAGTTATAGGAAATAAAGTTAAACCTTTCGATGTATATGGAATAGAATTTATGTCTATGGCAAATCTGCTTCCGGAAGGAAAGGCTTTAATGTGGAGAGGTGCAATGCTTGTTAAGGCGCTTCAGCAGTTTATGGAAGATGTGGCATGGGGAGAGCTTGACATAGTGGTAATTGATATGCCTCCAGGAACTGGCGATGCCCAAATGACTATGGCCCAACAGGTTCCTGTAACTGCAGGTGTAGCGGTAACCACTCCTCAGACAGTGGCGGTTGATGATGCAAAAAGAAGTTTTGATATGTTCAAACAGTTACATATCCCAATTGCCGGGGTAATTGAGAATATGAGCGGATTTATATGTCCGAACTGTGGAATGGAATATGATATTTTCGGAAAAGGTGCTGCGGCAAAACTTGCAAAAGATTACGATACCAAAGTTTTAGGCCAGATTCCGATTGAGCCGGAAATAAGAGAAGGCGGGGATATGGGAAAACCTATACTTATTAACAGGCCTGAGAGTGAAAGTGCAAAAAGATTTCAAAAAGCTGCAAAGGAATTAATTGAATTTATTGATTATGTATTAGCGGAAGATATGGCCGGAAATGAAATGATTCAGCCAATTTACGGAGTAAACGGAGCTCCAAGTGCTTGCAGTATGCATTAA
- the thiC gene encoding phosphomethylpyrimidine synthase ThiC, whose product MRRKWLEKRKKDKIKTQMYYAKKGIITEEMEYVAEIENLPAELIRSEVARGRLIIPSNINHKHLKPMAIGRVSKTKVNSNIGASALASDVNEEVRKLQTSVKYGADTVMDLTAGAKNMDEIRVAIINASPVPIGTVPMYQIIDEIGDVEKLTYDDILRVLEKQAKQGVSYFTIHAGLLLRHMPLIAKRKMGIVSRGGSLTASWMLKHHKENPFYTVFDEILDICREYDVSLSLGDGLRPGCLYDASDEAQLEELKTLGELTLKAWDKDVQVMIEGPGHVPINEIERNVRLEQIYCHEAPFYVLGPLVLDIGAGYDHIGSAIGAAMAAWYGVSMLCYVTPKEHLGLPNEKDVREGMMAYKIAAHSADIARKIPYARKKDDAISDARYHFDWNRQFELALDPERAREYHDETLPQEVFKEAEFCSMCGPKFCSYKVTQEAMREFNWDEFKKEAMEKMKSENSN is encoded by the coding sequence ATGAGAAGAAAATGGTTGGAAAAACGAAAAAAAGATAAAATAAAAACTCAAATGTATTACGCAAAAAAAGGCATTATAACTGAAGAGATGGAATATGTGGCCGAAATTGAAAATCTTCCCGCCGAATTAATAAGAAGCGAGGTGGCAAGAGGAAGGCTGATAATCCCTTCAAATATAAATCATAAGCATTTAAAACCTATGGCAATAGGAAGAGTCAGCAAAACAAAGGTAAATTCAAATATCGGGGCGAGCGCCTTGGCAAGCGATGTAAATGAAGAGGTGAGAAAACTTCAAACTTCCGTGAAATACGGGGCTGATACCGTTATGGATTTGACGGCGGGGGCTAAAAATATGGATGAAATTAGAGTTGCCATTATTAACGCCTCACCGGTTCCTATCGGAACTGTCCCTATGTATCAGATTATTGATGAAATCGGTGATGTTGAAAAACTGACTTACGATGATATTTTAAGAGTGCTTGAAAAACAGGCTAAGCAGGGGGTCAGTTATTTTACCATTCATGCGGGGCTGCTTCTCAGGCATATGCCTCTTATTGCAAAAAGAAAAATGGGAATAGTCAGCAGGGGCGGCAGTTTAACCGCATCATGGATGTTAAAACACCATAAGGAAAACCCTTTTTATACCGTTTTTGATGAAATACTCGATATTTGCCGTGAATACGACGTTTCACTTTCTTTGGGAGACGGTTTAAGACCCGGATGTCTGTATGATGCAAGCGACGAAGCCCAGCTTGAAGAGCTTAAAACATTGGGAGAGCTTACACTTAAAGCCTGGGATAAAGATGTTCAGGTTATGATAGAAGGTCCCGGGCATGTGCCTATTAATGAAATAGAAAGAAATGTGAGATTGGAGCAGATTTACTGCCACGAAGCACCTTTTTATGTATTGGGGCCGCTTGTACTTGATATCGGTGCGGGGTATGACCATATCGGAAGTGCAATAGGTGCCGCAATGGCTGCATGGTATGGGGTCAGTATGCTCTGTTATGTAACGCCGAAAGAACATTTGGGACTTCCGAATGAAAAAGATGTGCGTGAGGGAATGATGGCATATAAGATAGCTGCCCATTCGGCTGATATAGCAAGAAAAATACCTTATGCACGGAAAAAAGACGATGCAATAAGCGATGCCAGATATCATTTTGACTGGAACAGGCAGTTTGAACTGGCGCTTGACCCTGAAAGGGCGAGGGAATATCACGATGAAACACTTCCGCAGGAGGTATTTAAAGAAGCGGAATTCTGTTCTATGTGCGGACCTAAATTTTGCTCTTACAAAGTAACCCAGGAAGCAATGAGAGAATTTAACTGGGACGAGTTTAAAAAAGAAGCGATGGAAAAAATGAAGAGTGAGAATAGTAATTAG
- a CDS encoding sulfate adenylyltransferase yields the protein MAFSNKNKIFIDKEAYYTLAMVQAGLLAPIDKLMNKKEAETANNEKKYKGKSVPFSFILAPAGKRNEEVLKNNPKKIELFYNSRKIGEINVEEIYEIDPLKRVEIIYGSKDYKNYPQIAKTLKRLGKYAIAGKFWVEDYGIKKKIDYVKEFIKNKTNVVGMTMHAKPVHRVHEKIMRQAIERNDLLIVFLVKNIQEEEVPYKLRFDTLKYLVETYFPKDKIIIIPLVNTYIFSGVNEAILDAIIAKNFGCNKFIMGQTHKGLGIYYQADHLKSIFDSMNLEIEAKTINEYVYCNVCKTIVSVNSCPHGSHHHISYHSDSIFELLKTGLMPPTILMRKEISAKFLANMFPNRFKNLEKLFYDISPNKGLIEESSDEDFYISLMKLYQTSSLT from the coding sequence ATGGCATTTTCAAACAAAAATAAAATTTTTATAGACAAAGAGGCATATTATACACTTGCAATGGTTCAAGCCGGATTGCTTGCGCCTATAGATAAATTGATGAATAAAAAAGAAGCCGAAACTGCAAATAATGAAAAAAAATATAAAGGGAAATCCGTTCCTTTTTCTTTTATACTCGCACCTGCGGGAAAAAGAAACGAAGAGGTTTTAAAAAATAATCCGAAAAAAATAGAACTTTTTTACAACAGCAGAAAAATAGGGGAAATTAACGTAGAAGAAATTTATGAAATTGATCCGCTAAAAAGAGTAGAAATTATTTACGGAAGTAAAGATTATAAAAATTACCCGCAAATAGCAAAAACATTAAAAAGGCTCGGTAAATACGCAATTGCAGGAAAGTTTTGGGTCGAAGATTACGGAATAAAGAAAAAAATAGATTATGTAAAAGAATTCATAAAAAATAAAACAAATGTAGTAGGTATGACCATGCATGCAAAACCTGTTCACAGGGTACACGAAAAAATAATGCGTCAGGCGATTGAAAGAAATGATTTATTAATAGTTTTTTTAGTAAAAAATATACAAGAAGAAGAGGTACCTTATAAATTAAGGTTTGATACGTTAAAATATTTAGTGGAAACATACTTTCCAAAAGACAAAATAATAATTATTCCTTTGGTGAACACCTATATATTTTCCGGGGTAAATGAAGCGATACTGGATGCCATAATTGCAAAAAACTTCGGTTGCAATAAATTCATAATGGGTCAAACACACAAAGGGCTTGGAATATATTATCAGGCAGACCATTTAAAAAGTATTTTTGATTCTATGAATTTGGAAATAGAAGCAAAAACTATTAACGAATATGTTTATTGTAATGTTTGCAAAACAATTGTAAGCGTAAATTCATGCCCTCACGGAAGCCATCACCATATCAGCTATCACAGTGATTCTATTTTTGAACTCTTGAAAACCGGCCTTATGCCTCCCACTATTCTTATGAGAAAAGAAATCAGCGCCAAATTTTTGGCTAATATGTTTCCAAACAGATTTAAAAACCTTGAAAAATTGTTTTACGACATTTCACCTAATAAAGGGCTTATTGAAGAGAGCAGCGATGAAGATTTTTATATTTCTTTAATGAAACTTTATCAGACAAGTTCACTTACTTAA
- a CDS encoding phosphatidylglycerophosphatase A translates to MLTGFYSGLLPKVPGTWGSLVATILAYIIIKFFPNPYITIWLLIILFSIIGIKFTNDYEKAGGIHDDKRIVIDEFAGVLISIGMFGDLEKDTLIKLFLAFVSFRLLDISKPSIIGKIDKKAPGGLGVMGDDIVAGIFGGIMAGILYIGYIKLF, encoded by the coding sequence ATATTAACAGGCTTTTATTCCGGACTTCTTCCAAAAGTACCGGGAACATGGGGAAGTCTTGTAGCTACAATTTTAGCGTATATAATAATAAAATTTTTTCCAAATCCTTACATAACAATTTGGCTTTTAATAATACTTTTTAGCATTATAGGAATTAAATTTACAAATGATTATGAAAAAGCGGGCGGGATACACGATGACAAAAGAATTGTGATTGACGAATTTGCAGGAGTTTTGATTTCAATCGGGATGTTTGGGGATTTAGAAAAAGACACGTTAATTAAATTATTTTTAGCATTTGTTTCTTTTAGGTTATTGGATATAAGCAAGCCTTCCATTATAGGGAAGATAGATAAAAAAGCCCCCGGCGGGCTTGGAGTAATGGGAGATGATATTGTCGCCGGAATTTTTGGGGGGATAATGGCTGGAATTTTATATATCGGATATATTAAATTGTTTTAA
- a CDS encoding UvrD-helicase domain-containing protein has product MKKLLSVEASAGSGKTFRLANRYIALLNLDNPVNIIAITFTNKAANEMKERIVKFLNLLKKSDDKLKEEKKKREKKYY; this is encoded by the coding sequence ATGAAAAAATTATTGAGTGTTGAAGCAAGTGCGGGAAGCGGTAAGACATTTAGGCTTGCAAACAGATATATTGCACTTCTTAATTTAGATAATCCTGTAAATATTATTGCCATTACTTTTACAAACAAAGCCGCCAATGAAATGAAAGAGAGGATTGTTAAGTTTTTAAACCTGCTTAAAAAAAGTGATGATAAATTAAAAGAAGAAAAAAAGAAAAGAGAAAAAAAATATTATTGA
- a CDS encoding GTP cyclohydrolase I, protein MFSKIKKIYESKNLSTPFEKALEIYNKTPKFKINENVYDFNDEWNDDVHYLMRLIATEKLKEVFDALKIDVNDPNVAENLKEGNIGTAGRIIKMWSGTDTKDDRELMGGRFNKPVRLAKFPNEISSDFENPIIKEVDLTAVCSHHFAPFSTKFNNAKVIISYIPKEYVLGISKLQRVVRFIAQRGWLQEDLTKAIYEEISDTAKTEDVYVKLKNIKHSCEFLRGALSDADGFTTEYFGGKFRKNRELLDFVRNY, encoded by the coding sequence TTGTTTAGTAAAATAAAAAAAATTTATGAATCGAAAAATTTATCCACGCCTTTTGAAAAAGCTCTCGAAATATACAATAAAACCCCTAAATTTAAAATAAATGAAAATGTGTATGATTTTAACGATGAGTGGAATGATGATGTTCATTATTTGATGAGACTTATAGCAACCGAAAAATTAAAAGAGGTTTTTGACGCACTTAAAATCGATGTGAACGACCCGAATGTTGCTGAAAATTTAAAAGAGGGAAATATAGGGACCGCAGGAAGAATCATTAAAATGTGGAGCGGAACTGATACAAAAGACGACAGGGAATTAATGGGCGGAAGATTCAATAAACCCGTCAGACTTGCCAAATTTCCAAATGAAATAAGCTCTGATTTTGAAAATCCAATAATAAAAGAAGTTGATTTAACGGCGGTCTGCAGTCATCATTTTGCCCCGTTTTCTACAAAATTTAATAATGCAAAGGTAATAATTTCTTACATTCCAAAAGAATATGTTTTAGGAATTTCAAAACTTCAAAGAGTGGTCAGGTTTATTGCCCAGCGCGGCTGGCTTCAGGAAGATTTGACAAAAGCAATTTATGAAGAAATTTCAGATACGGCTAAAACAGAGGATGTTTATGTAAAACTAAAAAATATTAAACATTCATGTGAATTTTTAAGAGGGGCCCTAAGCGATGCGGACGGATTTACAACGGAATATTTCGGGGGAAAATTTAGAAAAAACAGGGAACTTTTGGATTTTGTAAGAAATTATTAA
- a CDS encoding PD-(D/E)XK nuclease family protein, with amino-acid sequence MNLKIFTTSRQIRKWLEDKDNQFLDKFYTLGEFLGKIVVVEGRKFIDEDLRKKYLFEAIKNVDIEKLGISREFINFFDDSSFIFSFFNELFLEDVDIDNVILSDVYLDYAEHLEILKEIRKNYKNLIEKDGYTDKFLIEDFRINKGLLEGIDKIEMVLDGYLSKFDLKVLEKIKIPVEITFSVDRFNKILIEKSLKIAAPEGYIYKLDFHNSKLQKLDKKINSPEIEIAYFSERLNQVNFVFAKISQMVNEGIEPEKIAVILPDEEFSEYLKLFDEYKNLNFAMGESFTKSNLYILLKSIYEFITSNSDIAFKKCKDYLEAFEKKELSDFIKKTAANKELKIIDEELFKLEKFKNMFENKKDFLFFVLERFKNLKIDDVYSGKITCMGVLESRGMKFDGVIIVDFNEDIVPRVSESDLFLNTFIRRQAKLPTRNDRENLQKHYYYQLINSAKKVAISYVKNEEKSPSRFLYELGFSLGKNGDEKYREIAFKYSKPKEITKYSDEFEILYPLYPTQLKNLVECPKKYYFSKILGIFNEKDEEKFFGNIFHEAVADIVRNKKLKMENDKDYFDILMKEITKRINDKKLLFDVLVKWEDNIKTFCKIDFDQMKYSKNETEVTKKFIFEGKELACRVDRIDYKENEIILIDYKTSSKAGENEEYIYDFQTTFYFLWAKQNYPDKNIKTLIWDLGSEKPGKIEGVVKMEELKKVLNNLPKKIKAAEDIIYIDKNGKEKTKKALSICKYCDYKIACGRD; translated from the coding sequence ATGAACCTCAAGATTTTTACAACCTCGCGTCAAATAAGAAAATGGCTTGAAGATAAGGATAATCAGTTTCTGGATAAATTTTATACGTTAGGGGAATTTTTAGGTAAAATAGTTGTGGTTGAGGGTAGAAAATTCATTGATGAGGATTTAAGAAAAAAATATCTTTTTGAAGCAATTAAAAATGTAGATATTGAAAAACTCGGAATAAGCAGGGAATTTATAAATTTTTTTGATGACAGCAGTTTTATTTTTTCTTTTTTTAACGAGCTGTTTTTAGAAGATGTGGATATTGATAATGTAATTTTAAGCGATGTTTATTTAGATTATGCCGAACATTTGGAAATTTTAAAGGAAATTAGAAAAAATTATAAAAATTTAATTGAAAAAGACGGATATACAGATAAGTTTTTAATTGAGGATTTTAGAATAAACAAAGGCCTGCTTGAAGGTATTGATAAAATTGAGATGGTGTTAGACGGCTATCTTAGCAAGTTTGATTTAAAAGTTTTGGAAAAAATTAAAATTCCTGTTGAAATTACTTTCAGTGTAGACAGATTCAATAAAATACTGATTGAAAAATCATTAAAAATCGCAGCCCCTGAAGGTTATATTTATAAACTTGATTTTCATAACAGTAAACTTCAAAAACTGGATAAAAAAATCAATTCACCTGAGATTGAAATTGCTTATTTTTCTGAAAGATTAAATCAGGTGAATTTTGTATTTGCAAAAATTTCTCAAATGGTTAATGAGGGAATTGAACCTGAAAAAATAGCAGTAATTTTGCCTGATGAAGAATTCAGCGAATATTTGAAACTGTTTGATGAATATAAAAATCTCAATTTTGCAATGGGGGAGAGTTTTACAAAAAGCAATTTATATATATTATTAAAATCAATTTATGAATTTATAACTTCAAATAGTGATATTGCTTTTAAAAAATGCAAAGATTACCTTGAGGCTTTTGAAAAAAAAGAGCTGAGTGATTTTATAAAAAAAACCGCTGCCAATAAAGAATTAAAGATTATAGACGAAGAACTTTTCAAACTTGAAAAGTTTAAAAATATGTTTGAAAATAAAAAAGACTTTTTGTTTTTTGTACTGGAGAGATTTAAAAATTTAAAGATTGATGATGTTTACAGCGGCAAAATTACCTGTATGGGTGTGTTAGAGAGCAGAGGAATGAAATTTGACGGGGTGATTATAGTGGATTTTAATGAAGATATTGTGCCAAGAGTCAGTGAAAGTGATCTGTTTTTAAATACTTTTATAAGACGCCAGGCAAAACTTCCCACAAGAAACGACAGGGAAAATTTGCAAAAACATTATTATTATCAATTAATAAACAGTGCAAAAAAAGTGGCAATAAGTTATGTAAAAAACGAAGAAAAATCGCCAAGTAGGTTTTTATATGAGCTTGGATTTTCTTTGGGAAAAAACGGAGATGAAAAATACAGGGAAATTGCCTTTAAATATTCCAAACCAAAAGAAATTACAAAATATTCAGATGAATTTGAAATATTATATCCTTTATATCCGACTCAGTTGAAAAATCTTGTGGAATGTCCGAAAAAATATTATTTTTCCAAAATACTGGGAATATTTAACGAAAAAGATGAAGAGAAGTTTTTTGGAAATATTTTTCATGAAGCGGTTGCCGACATTGTTAGAAATAAAAAGTTAAAAATGGAAAATGATAAAGATTATTTTGATATTTTAATGAAAGAAATTACAAAAAGAATAAACGATAAAAAACTGCTTTTTGACGTATTGGTAAAATGGGAAGATAATATTAAAACTTTTTGCAAAATAGATTTTGATCAGATGAAATATTCAAAAAACGAAACAGAGGTTACAAAAAAATTTATTTTTGAAGGCAAAGAGTTAGCTTGCAGGGTGGACAGAATTGATTATAAAGAAAATGAAATAATTTTAATAGACTATAAAACTTCTTCCAAGGCAGGGGAAAATGAAGAATATATTTATGATTTTCAAACAACGTTTTATTTTCTCTGGGCCAAACAAAACTATCCAGATAAAAATATAAAAACGCTCATTTGGGATTTGGGAAGCGAAAAACCGGGTAAAATTGAAGGTGTTGTGAAAATGGAAGAACTGAAAAAGGTTTTAAATAATCTTCCTAAAAAAATAAAAGCCGCCGAGGACATTATTTATATAGATAAAAACGGAAAAGAAAAAACAAAAAAAGCACTCAGTATCTGTAAATACTGCGATTATAAAATTGCATGCGGGAGAGATTAA
- a CDS encoding bifunctional 2-C-methyl-D-erythritol 4-phosphate cytidylyltransferase/2-C-methyl-D-erythritol 2,4-cyclodiphosphate synthase → MSVTLIILSAGNSTRFNYTVKKQWIRINSKPLWLFVAERLNSFYNFKDTIITANPDEIRLYKKLSDYKIVKGDKERQLSLQNALKEVKTPYVMVTDVARACIPKEIILNLIKNKEKADCIVPFLKPVDTVVFENKTIDRNSIKLIQTPQLSVSEILKKAIQCDKIFTDERALIEHIGGKILYIDGSEESRKITYFKDLNLPCLKPPKKVFLTGNGYDTHKFIKNKKMLLGGIPIDVDYGLKAHSDGDVVIHSLIDALLGAAGYGDIGEFFPDNDEKYKNASSVNFLKEIIKILNKTGFEIINADISIIAEKPKLQNYKTKIAKNLSKLLRAPVNVKATTNEKMGFTGRGEGIAVISTATLTYKDWHEDYNCGK, encoded by the coding sequence TTGAGTGTTACTTTAATAATTTTAAGCGCAGGCAATTCCACAAGATTTAATTATACCGTAAAAAAACAGTGGATAAGAATTAATTCAAAACCCCTCTGGCTGTTTGTAGCTGAACGGTTAAACAGTTTTTATAATTTTAAAGACACGATTATTACGGCAAATCCTGATGAAATAAGGCTTTATAAAAAACTGAGCGATTATAAAATAGTAAAAGGAGATAAAGAAAGACAGTTAAGCCTTCAAAACGCTTTAAAAGAAGTAAAAACACCTTATGTAATGGTTACGGATGTGGCAAGAGCGTGTATTCCAAAAGAAATTATTTTAAATTTAATAAAAAACAAAGAAAAAGCCGATTGTATAGTGCCTTTTTTAAAACCGGTGGACACTGTTGTATTTGAAAATAAAACAATTGACAGAAACAGCATAAAACTTATTCAAACACCTCAGCTAAGTGTTAGCGAAATTTTAAAAAAGGCGATTCAGTGTGATAAAATATTCACAGACGAAAGAGCTTTGATAGAACATATAGGCGGAAAAATTTTATATATTGACGGAAGTGAAGAAAGCAGAAAAATCACATATTTTAAAGATTTAAATCTTCCATGTCTAAAACCTCCAAAAAAAGTTTTTTTAACAGGAAACGGGTATGATACCCATAAATTTATAAAAAATAAAAAAATGCTGCTTGGAGGAATTCCGATAGACGTAGATTACGGATTAAAAGCCCACAGTGACGGTGATGTGGTAATACATTCGCTTATTGATGCACTCCTTGGGGCTGCCGGATATGGGGATATCGGGGAATTTTTCCCGGACAATGATGAAAAATACAAAAACGCCTCTTCGGTTAATTTCTTAAAAGAAATAATTAAAATTTTAAATAAAACAGGTTTTGAAATTATAAATGCCGATATTTCCATCATAGCCGAAAAGCCGAAACTGCAAAATTATAAAACAAAAATAGCCAAAAATCTCTCAAAACTTTTAAGAGCGCCTGTAAACGTAAAAGCAACCACAAACGAAAAAATGGGATTTACCGGCAGAGGCGAAGGGATAGCCGTTATTTCTACAGCCACATTAACATATAAGGACTGGCATGAAGATTACAATTGTGGAAAATGA
- a CDS encoding response regulator — protein sequence MKITIVENELYLAQSIQNNLSEKLNAKCEIFASYDEAVNSNADIFLVNTNLQGNLKNFVLSHKDKIIILLAPYVTHSNVTQPIELGADDYIQKPFSIEELIRKINHLKEFYYLKSKTTCYSNFIEYLLKDIEITLPKNISYPLLIKTNFIRAVDKIVFEIAKKENLPIKIIDLNKNDEKDFLNTNTIYYCFNIEKNWQNLPNLFFKRKVIISVSKDFDNILDEFNELNIDYPKKIFLNDEILSIEEYIKFVINNHQHKFPDTELSKKLGISRKSLWEKRKKYGIFKQK from the coding sequence ATGAAGATTACAATTGTGGAAAATGAATTATACCTGGCTCAAAGTATTCAGAATAATTTAAGCGAAAAATTAAATGCAAAATGTGAAATTTTTGCTTCTTATGACGAAGCGGTAAATTCAAATGCAGACATCTTTTTAGTAAATACAAATCTTCAGGGAAATTTAAAAAACTTTGTTTTATCTCACAAAGACAAAATAATCATTTTACTGGCGCCTTATGTAACTCATTCAAATGTTACCCAGCCAATTGAACTCGGTGCGGACGATTACATTCAAAAGCCTTTTTCAATAGAAGAGCTTATAAGAAAAATAAATCATTTAAAAGAATTTTATTACCTAAAAAGTAAAACAACATGTTACAGCAATTTTATCGAATATTTACTAAAAGATATTGAAATAACACTTCCCAAAAACATATCTTATCCGCTTCTTATAAAAACAAATTTTATCAGGGCCGTGGATAAAATAGTGTTTGAAATAGCAAAAAAAGAGAATCTTCCCATTAAAATAATTGATTTGAATAAAAACGATGAAAAAGATTTCTTAAATACTAATACTATTTATTACTGTTTTAACATAGAAAAAAACTGGCAGAATTTACCCAATCTTTTTTTTAAAAGAAAAGTCATTATATCCGTTAGTAAAGATTTTGATAATATTTTGGACGAATTTAATGAATTGAATATCGATTATCCTAAAAAAATCTTTTTAAATGATGAAATTCTTTCTATAGAAGAATATATCAAATTTGTAATTAACAATCACCAGCATAAATTCCCAGATACGGAGCTCAGCAAAAAACTTGGAATAAGCAGAAAAAGTTTATGGGAAAAAAGGAAAAAATATGGCATTTTCAAACAAAAATAA
- a CDS encoding UvrD-helicase domain-containing protein — protein MNRKYKYFNLKEKIFFKNLFYFYEKYKNLKFKIKKEENILSFKDIEHLVYFLLRENPVDKDFLYFRLDSKINHILMDEFQDTSTAQWEIFEPLVDEIASGVGRAENRSFFYVGDIKQAIYRFRGGRKELFSEIAKRYRANGLEVEKLKVNYRSAKNIVDFVNSKFNLGEEANRDEKGYVEVDEITKEDAFEGVYEKIKFLNEYGVKDKDIAVLVYTNDDILALSEFLEDKGKRVVTAKKAKIISQPSVKAIISLMKYLNDNTQKIEKLNFLSLIGKKYSDEVIKIDKDRPIKMIKKIMDKYDLRDEASLKLLYHSSKYDTLEDFVSEIDNYKDELPYKEFDGITVITIHKSKGLEFDNVIVLDRLSKENSDKSNILFYYENAKLKDIKLKIANREFIDSNYKL, from the coding sequence ATTAATAGAAAATATAAATATTTTAATTTAAAAGAAAAAATTTTTTTTAAAAACCTCTTTTATTTTTATGAGAAATACAAAAATTTAAAATTCAAAATCAAAAAAGAGGAAAACATTCTTTCATTTAAAGATATTGAACATTTGGTATATTTTCTTTTAAGGGAAAATCCCGTTGATAAAGATTTTTTGTATTTTAGGCTTGATTCAAAAATAAACCATATATTAATGGATGAATTTCAGGATACATCAACAGCGCAGTGGGAAATATTTGAGCCGCTTGTGGATGAAATAGCAAGCGGGGTTGGCAGAGCGGAAAACAGAAGTTTTTTTTATGTGGGGGATATAAAACAGGCCATTTACAGGTTCAGGGGCGGAAGAAAAGAGCTTTTTAGCGAGATTGCCAAAAGATACAGAGCCAACGGGCTTGAGGTTGAAAAATTAAAAGTAAACTACAGAAGTGCAAAAAATATAGTCGATTTTGTAAACAGCAAATTTAATTTGGGAGAAGAAGCAAACAGAGATGAAAAGGGATATGTGGAGGTGGATGAAATCACAAAGGAAGATGCGTTTGAGGGCGTATATGAAAAAATAAAGTTTTTAAATGAATACGGGGTAAAGGACAAAGATATAGCGGTACTCGTATATACAAATGACGATATTTTAGCTTTATCTGAATTTTTAGAAGATAAAGGTAAAAGAGTAGTTACCGCAAAAAAAGCAAAAATAATTTCACAACCCAGTGTAAAAGCAATAATTTCCCTTATGAAATACTTAAATGACAATACCCAAAAAATAGAAAAATTAAATTTTCTTTCACTAATAGGAAAAAAATACAGCGATGAAGTGATAAAAATAGATAAAGACAGACCGATTAAAATGATAAAAAAAATTATGGATAAATATGACTTGAGAGATGAAGCAAGTTTAAAACTATTATATCACTCCTCGAAATATGACACTTTAGAGGACTTTGTGAGTGAGATTGATAATTACAAAGACGAACTTCCGTATAAAGAATTTGACGGGATTACCGTTATAACCATTCATAAAAGCAAAGGGCTTGAATTTGACAATGTAATAGTGCTTGACAGACTCTCAAAAGAAAACAGTGACAAAAGCAATATTCTGTTTTATTACGAAAATGCGAAATTAAAAGATATTAAACTTAAAATTGCAAATAGGGAATTTATAGATTCAAACTATAAATTATAA